In the genome of Paenibacillus pabuli, the window GCATTCTCTGCAAAGGTTACGCCATCTTCAACGACATCCGGCAGCTCCGGATAGTCGAACATGCTTTTGACCTCTTTGCCCAGCGGAGCAAATGCATGAGCAAATTCACGTACTTTCCCCGCATTGCGGGTTGCGACAATGATAATTGGGCTATCCAGACTCATTTTAGGCTTCACCTAATCCACGAGCACCGATCTTGAGTGCAATGGGACCGAGCACTTCTTTTTGACGCTCAATCATTTCCAGAATCCCCTGCTCACCCAGCTCCAGCATTGCGTTCAGCTCACGACGGTCAAATGGCGCTTCTTCGCCTGTTCCCTGAAGCTCCACATATTTCCCGCCGCCTGTCATTACGAGGTTCATATCTACCTTGGCTTTGGAATCTTCATCGTAGTTCAGATCCAGCACAGGCTGCTCTCCAACGACACCTACACTTACCGCTGCAATGAAATCCGTAATCGGGAATACTTGCAATTTATGCTGTTGGGCAATTTTGTTCACCGCGAGGGCCAGGGCTACAAACGAACCGGTAATGGACGTTGTACGTGTACCTCCATCGGCTTGTATAACATCACAGTCCAGTGTAATCGTACGCTCACCAAGCGCCTGCAAATTAACGACCGAGCGCAGTGCCCGGCCAATCAGACGCTGAATTTCCATCGTGCGTCCAGTCAATTTGCCACGGTTCGCTTCACGCTGATTCCGGGTATGTGTTGCACGTGGCAGCATGGAGTATTCAGCCGTTACCCAGCCTTTACCCTGCCCTTTCATAAAGGGAGGAACACGTTCCTCCACCGTAGCTGTACAAATAACCTTGGTATCTCCCACTTCAATCAGTACAGAACCTTCGGCGTATTTATTCGTGTTAATTGTTAAATTCATCGGGCGCAGCTGGTCGCTGGTTCGTCCGTTAGATCTCATCATTTCTGCCTCCTACGACTTAAGCATCCTGTAATGTCGAACTTGTTCACACTTTTACTAATCCCTTCTATATTACCAAAGAGTTCACTTAAAAGCATCCTGTCCACCAAAGAGTTCTGCCTATAACACGTCAGACCGTTCTTTATGACTTAAATTGGAATTTCATTGATATATTCAGGCTTCGATACGGGGGCACTGTAATCGCGATTATCATCACTCATGACTGTCTTTTGCCCATTCCATTCGATCTGGACTTTCGCTTCCTTGCCCGCAGTGTTCTCAGCCGTGGTCAACACGACGGATTGCAGCAGTTCACTTGGTACGACATCCCCCTCAGTGAACATGTCGTCTTTGAGCGCAACCGTTACGGTGCCATCCTCGGACGTTTTGACCGATTGCAGCTGCGTTCCACCTGTCATGACTTCTTCCAGTTCGCCGCCTTTGGCTGGTCCTTTGATCAGTTCATTCAACGCCGCCTGCACGCGGTCCCCACCTGGTGTCACAAGACGTGTAACCGGTACATAATACTGAATGCCTGCTGGTGAAGCAGCTGAGAAATAAACCGTTACCGGACTGCTGTTGGTCGTGAATGTATCACCCAGATCGAGATTAATGCCTACGGCCCGATTCAACGGCTCAGGCAGCGGCGTGCTGTTTACTGGCATTTGAGTCAGCTTTTTGCCGTCCACCCAGATCTGAACGTTCTGAACATCCGGTGTACCCGTGAGTGTCCAAGTTACAGCCTCCAGCATTTTGCGCTCGTTCTTGGCATCATACTTGGCAAAGTTGCCGGAGAACTCCACAACTGCCAACTTGTCATCCGGATGAATCGTTACGTTCTGAACAACGGTGCCCTGCGGGAGAACGCCCTGAAATCCCTCAGGCAGCATCCCTGCATATGGACCACCCGTCACGAGTGTATCCAGAGCGGTCTTGGGACTGCTGACATCGGTTCCCGACGGAAGCGTCATGGATACCGGAGCAAGCAACCCTTGCTGGTCCTGCAGATATACGGTTGTAAGCGGCAGCTTGGCGAGTGATCCATTGCCTTCGGCTGCCTGAATCATGGCCGCTTCCTGAATCGGAGGCGGTGGATCAACGGCCTCGGAGGACTGTGCCCCAAACATGCCACATCCGGATAACACCACAGGAATACTCAACAGCGCAGCTGCAGAAGCTGTACGCAAATAACGGATCTTACTCATGATCACGTTCCCCCTCATCATTTTTACAGTTTGTACTACCATGTATACGAGCCTTTGCCCAAAAAATAACTACTTTTTAAACAAGCTCATCATGCATAAAGCTGAAAACAGGCTTTCCATCCCCACCGAGGGATAGCAAAGAAACCCAAAACGGTTAATTACGTATTAGGATACATGTGTAGGGACATTGCTAACTTCAGAGGAGGAATCGCCCATGGAACATCCTAAGCAAGAAAAAATCCCTTATAGCCTGAACAGCCGCAAAGTGGCAGAGGCAACGAGGGAATGGCTGCACAAGCGGGGCGTTACGATCCTTGAGATCGCAGAACTGGTCATGATGCTGCAGAAAAAATATTACCCGGGTCTTACGATGGAAGAATGTATCGACAATGTGGAGAAGGTTCTCCAAAAACGCGAGGTACAGAACGCAGTGCTGACTGGCATTCAGCTCGATTTGCTGGCAGAACAAGGCAAGCTCATACCTCCCTTGCAGGAGATGATTGAGAATGATGAAGGGTTATATGGCGTGGATGAGATTCTCGCATTCTCCATCGTCAACGTATACGGCAGTATCGGATTTACGAATTACGGTTATGTAGACAAGCTAAAACCCGGTGTTCTTGAACGTCTGAACGACAAGAGCCTCGGGCCTGTGCATACGTTTCTGGATGATATCGTGGGGGCTATTGCCTCGGCGGCCAGCAGCCGGATTGCGCATCGCAAACAATCGGAGCTTGAAGAAGCTTTGGGAGATAAGCCAGTAAGCGATGATATCGTATAATTTGCATAAGACTGGTTATCTAGTCCATACAAAAAGGCGGCCACGAAGGCCGCTTCTTTTGTATGGATTCATTTTTTTGTAATACGCTATTTCAGATGTTCCTGTCTTCCCGTTCCCGCCAAACGATATATCTCTCTCCAATTCTGTTCGGCTGATGCCGGCTTAGGCTGTACACGACTGGATCCAATGGTAATATCCGGGCCTTTGCGTTCTCGCAACAAACCACGAAGTACCGTGATACCAATGATGCTCAAGCCGGTGAATACATACATCAGACGCATAAGCACATGGCTTGAATCGGAGCCTGTAACCATGCCATGAAACAATAAACCGATAAAAACGGGATAAGACAACATGTGGAACATAAACCACCATTTGCGGCCAAGCTTGTTACGCAGGTCACTGGATAGCAGCACGATCACCAAACCATAAAGCGATAACGTGCCCAGTCCGCTACCAATTGGATGCACTGAAGCCGTAAACGGAATGAGCAATTCACTCCAGGCGAAAGGGCTATAATGATCAATATACAGGGTTAACGCATGTACGAGTCCAAGTCCAAAGGCGAGCCAGGTCGTTCGGGTATGCCATTTAAACATGACTGCTTTTGGTTTGCCTTTGGCCATGGGCATCCCTTGGGCAATTCCCAGAAACACACCCGCAAAGAGCAGCAAATATGCGGCTATCCCACTAATTCGAATGATATTCCATGTCGGCAGGTAATCTACAATCCATTGCGCCATAACCGGCTCCCCCATATCTGTTAGACTTGTCGTTTATAAAAGACTGAAACGGTGATCCGGATCAAAACCGGGCCAGCATTCAGCAAGCGTATCGGTATTTCCTCTAAAGCAAGTGCTTCCATCCTGAGTCATCCACAGGATGTCATGTCGATCATAATGTCGGTTTAACCAGCCCACGGCCTCGGCACTCCCCATAATGCAGACCGTCTTGGCAATAATCTCGCATTGCGACGCATGCTGTCCCAAAACGGTACACTGCAGCACATCGGTATCCGCCGGCTTCATCGTCCGGGGATCAATTAAATGATGTGAAAGGCTTCCGTCCGTATTGTGCCATTGTCTTCGTATCACTCCTGAAGTGGCAACCGCGCCTTTTCTCAATTGAATTCTGCCCATCAGATTACGCTCCTCCTGATAGGGATCGTTGACTTGTACGGACCACATTGGATGAAGTGTTGTCCCCCATGCCTGAATATCTCCACCTGCATTAATTAATCCCGCTGGAATATGGAGGGTCCGTTGCAGCCAATCAGCGATACGCTCAACGGCCCAGCCCTTAACAATTCCCCCAAGGTCCAGCTCCGTCCCAGGGTCCTTATGAACCATTCGGCTGCCTTCCCTTTGAATCCAACGTGGGCGACTATATTCATAGTCGTCATTCTGAACATCTGTTATATTCAATTGTCGGATGTCCAATCTGCGTTCAGTTCCTGATTGACGCAGTTCTCTTTGCTGTAACTGCTCGAAGCTGACATCGTAACCGGAAGCCCGCAGAGCCTGAGATATACCAGGCTGAAAAATCCCTTCCGTCTGACCAATATATCCGTATGCCAAACTTAACACTTCATCCATTGCTGCGGAGACCGGCATCCATCCCGTGCAACGGTTCAGACGGTTCAATTCACTGTCTGCCACAAATCGGCTGAACCGTTGTTCCTGCGTTTCGAACCAGTTCTTCACCAGCGCTGCCGCATGCTCAGCCTCTTCCCGTCCCGCTGCTAACTGAACTTCCACGTCGGTATTCATCGCCCGGAAGCGGAACTTAAGCAGACGGGAGACTTGCTCCGTGCGGCTCATGATGCACCTGTGCGTGACTGATAGTTGCCACGACTATACCCGGAGTCAGTATCCTGATTACTGCTCTGATCTGTTATCCAGCCGCCCGACGATCTGCCTTGATTCGGAACGATCGCACGGCTACGATCGTTGCTTCCATCGGTCGTTCCCTCATCCAGGCTATAGCCTTCATTCGACGACACTTTAGAACTGCTATCTGTGTCTGTGTTGTCTGTGCTGTTCATCCATTCGTTCATGACATCATCCTGGGTGTCCACCTGGGTGGAAGAAGCTGTACTGCTTATATCGGTACCATTAGCCGCCGCATAAGCGGCATCAAAGGCATCAGAAGTTCTTACATATTGAAAGAGTGCAGCCACAGTCAACGTTGCTGCCGCTGAGGCTTGCCATTTTCTCCATTGGTTTCTTTTTTTTCGTGTCATCGCTCTTCCCTACTTTCTCTGGCGAAGTTCATGCATTTATCATAGAAGTGCTGGCTTAAAAGAAGATGAATGAACGGTTAAGAGAGACTAAAGCTTTATTTCATTTATAGAATGTTCCAGGAAAAATTACATACAAAAAAAGACTCTGAACAGGATGTTCTCCTGCTCAAAGCCCTTTTAATCCTGAATATGTTCCCTAAAGATGAACTTACTATCTAACTGCTGCTCCTGTACAATACGCTTCCGCCGGATCAATTCCTGCAGATGCGCCAACGTCTCACTCATCGCAAAACGAAGCTGATGTGTTCCCAAGCGGTCTCCGAACATAAATACACAGATATCATACGCACTCGTCGGCACTTCCAGGATTTTCTCCATCATCTTCTGAAGGCGCTCTTCATGATGAGTAAGCAGATAGACCGTTCGATCAGCAAAGTGGCCGAACGGGTTCCGATGCCCTGGATATGCCGCTTCTACATCCAAAGCCCCCAGTCGATGCAGCCCTTGCATGTAAGACAGCAAGGGCTGATCGTCACTTCCCGGCTGCAAGCTGATATTCGGCGAGATCTGAGGCAATACGGCATCTCCACACAAGATCTCTTTGGAGTCCGGTGCATAGAAGGATAAATGCCCTGGTGCGTGGCCACCTGTTTCCACTGCAAGCCACTTTTTCCCGCCCATAACCAGCCATTCTCCATCTTCAATCGGTGTCACTACCGGGAGTGGTGTAATCTGTGAGATGAACCCCTCCATATGTTCGCGGATCTGCTGAGTTTTGTCTTCCGGCATTCCATGGCGGCCATAATATTCAGGCAAAATCGTATTTATGGTCGCCTCCGTTCCCCACATGTAATCCGCTTCCTGGCGTGATCGTGTGGACATTCGTACAGGCACACCCGTTTGCTGCTGTATCCAGCCGGACAACCCCAGATGATCGGGATGATGGTGGGTCAGTACAATTTGACGGATATCCTGAAAAGTTAAATTGTGATCAGCGAGTGCTTCGTGCCACTCCTGCTCCGTCTCAGCGCTGCGTGGTCCTGGATCAACAATCGTTATTGTTCCATCCGGTTCATGAAGCACATAGCTGTTCACCCAACGCAGGGGAAAAGCCATCGTAATCTTGACCCGATGCATGCCTGCTGGCATGGAAATGGATTCCGTTCGCTTCATTATTACTCTCCTCCAACTCTACTGCACAGGTCGATGGCCGACAAAAATCATTCGGGGCGATGTCTGCTCATCGTACTTCTCTTCATCATAACCGCCATGTACCTGATCTACCACGAGTCCTGCCTCGTGAAGCAGATCACGTAGTTGTTCACGAGTGTACAGTTTGACGCGTTCCTGATAGATTCGAGGTTTTTGGCCCGATGCGGTATCGGTGATATGTATTTCTTTTTGCACAAATCCATCCTGAATCTTGCGATACTCCTCAATATGCTGTCCTTCGCTTTCACGTGTTGAATGCTGCACCAGATGGCGAGTCACATAAGCTGTGTTCATAAAATCAATAATATAACTCCCCCCCGGCTTCAACATCCGATGAATGGCGCGCAGCACTCTTAGCTGCTCTCCATCCTCTCGAAAATAACCAAATGAGGTAAACAGATTGACCACCGCGTCAAATCCGCCTTTCAGCGGAAGCTCACGCATATCGGCGTGGTACCACTCTACACGATGTTCAGTGTCCAATTCACGTGCTTCACGCAGAAGCACATCAGACAGGTCGATTCCGGTCACCTGGAAACCAGCGTCAGCAAGGGCCAGAGAATGACGGCCCATACCACAGCACAGATCCAGTACTCTGGATTTCGGCTGAAGCTTTAACCAGTTTATCATTTTATGTACTTCCTGATATGCACCTTGTACATCCCGATGTTTGTACACCAGGAGATAGTCTTCACCAAAACTCTCTTCATACCATTCCGTCATTACGTATCGCCCTCCACATGGTCACTGGCCCAACTGTCTATACGCTGTTATATCAGCCGGATCATATCTCTATAGCTTTTAGCCATTGTACCGTCTTTATCCTTCAAACTCAAAAATTCCCAAAAGTTGTCCGCATTGAATGAGCAAAAATCACACGATATAATGTTAAACATGGTCAGGCACCCGCGAATCGGTTAACTATACATAGAAGATTGATGTGTTACAGTCTAACATAAGAAACAGCAGCAGCAGGAGGTGTAATTTTATGATTCGGATTGGACTTACAGGCTGGGGAGATCAGGAAGACTTGTACCCCAATCGTACCAAAGCGAAGGACAAGCTCCGTCTGTATGGACAATATTTTACGACCGTGGAGGTCGACAGTTCCTTCTACGCCGTTCAGCCTCGGGACCGGATGGCACGCTGGGCAGCGGAGACGCCCGAATCCTTTGCTTTTATCGTCAAAGCCTATCAAGGAATGACAGGACATCTGCGGGGAAAGCCCTATTTCACAAGCACCTCGGAGATGTACAAGGCTTTTCGCGAATCCCTGGAGCCTGTCATGGAAGCAGGCAAAATGCAAGCGGCCTTGTTCCAGTACCCTCCGTGGTTTGAATGCAATCGGGACAATGTCAATGAACTCCGTGAGGTAAAGCTGAGAATGGAAGGCATCCCATGTGCCCTCGAATTTCGTCATCGCAGCTGGTATGAAGAGGGCATGCGTGAACGGACGCTGGCATTTCTGAAGGAACAAGGCTGGATTCACAGCGTCTGTGACGAACCTCAAGCAGGCCCAGGCTCTATCCCTATTGTACCCGAAGCTACCGATGCTGAGATGACGCTGGTGCGCATGCACGGGCGCAATGTATCCGGCTGGCACCAAAATGGTGCCCCCAATTGGCGTGAGACCCGTTACCTGTATCGCTACAACCAGGAAGAACTGCTGGAGTGGAAGGGCTATCTGGAGCAATTGCAAGAGCAGAGCAAGGATGTTTATGTGATTTTCAACAACAACTCGGGCGGCGACGCTGCTGCCAATGCTCAGATGATGATGGAGCTGCTGGAGCAGCCCGTAAAGCCTTTCCCTGACCGTACGGAGCCGGAGGAGGAAGAGGGACCTGAGCAACTGGAACTGTTCTAAACACCTGACTAATTCGGATTCTGAACATAATGTTACTAATAATAAGTCTAATGACAAGGAAAAAGCGGCAAGCCTTTAGGCTGTGCCGCTATATTTTTCGTTAGGCTATGCAGATGCACTAAAGGTTGCTGCTTTACTAGCGTTGTGCGGCTGTGACCGAAGAATCGAGCGAATTCTGACTTAACTGCTGGTTCATTTTATACGCTTCAATCCCGGCCAAGAGCACAATGCCTATTCCGTGCGTATCGTTCAGAATCCAGCCCAGATCATCCCGGTAATAGAGTGCGGTAAAGGAATAACCCGAACCCCGGCATACACCGTACACATTGCCTTTGTAATCGATGGACAGACGGGTCATGCCTTCCCATCCTTTGCGCACCGCATCCAGATAGACTTCTGGCTGCTCTAGCCAGCCTTCACGAATACCGCGGGCATAGGCGTAGATGAACATCGATGTGCAGGAGGTTTCCTCATACGAATCCGTGCGGTTCAGCACCTGATGCCAGAGACCATTTTCACCTTGCAGCGCCAGGTACCCCTGACATAAATCCCGGTAGAAGCTCAGCAGTTCCGGCCGTTTGACGTGATCGCTTGGCAGAATCGATAGCAATTCGGTTAGCGAAAACAGAACCCATCCGTTTCCGCGCCCCCATGGGATGCCTGTCGCCCGTCCACGCACAAAATCATACACATGAGACATGATCTGTTGTTCGGGAATGTAGAGATATTTGCGGAACATCAGGAATTGGTTGATCGCATCATCCCAATAAGACGTAACTCCCGTCAGTTGCCCGTAACGCATCAGGAAAGGTGTGCTCATATACAGATCATCACACCACATCGTTTCCTGGCGCATCTCTCCGCTGCCTCGAACACGATAAAAGGCTCCGTCGTCCAGACGTTCCTGTTCATCCGTAATATAACCCGCAATACGATCTGCTGTATCCCTGCCTCCACGAATGTCGCCAAGTTCCATCGCTGCTAGCAGCGTAGAGCCAAATGAACCGCAATCATCCAGACTGTCGATGGCAGACAACTGATTATTGATTCCCGCGGCGCCGTACCTTTCCCGATCCCATAGACCGTAACGGTCAAATGACGTACTCAGGCTGATATGGTCCCGCACATACTGAACATAGTCTTCACGCCCCAACTCCTGTCCAATCTGTAGAAGTCCAAGCAGGGTAACACCGAGTGGATAATTCCATTTACCATAATGGGTATTTTCCAAATAGGGACGAACACTCGTGTCGGGAAGATCTACATGCCAGTACACGCCTTGGGCTCCATCATCAAAAACAGTATCTGTTACCACGACGTCTTCGGGAGAAGGTTCAGAGCCTGGGGAAAATACACCCGTAAACAGCCACGCATCGGAGCATCCTGCAACCGGATGAGGTGGTCTTAATCTCCAGCCTTTCGCAGTGGAATCTTCCACATCCTCCAATGTGAATCCCCACAACTTGCTCCCAGCTTTGGATTCACCTTTTGCGACCAGATCAGATGGACCGAAGCGGCGAGGCAGCTCAATGCGGAAATTGCTGCTTTCCCCGGCGGAATAAATCTCCTTGCCATCAACGTACAGGGTGAGTGCGCCCTCATGTTTCCCTTGCAGAAGAACAGGTGACGATCCCGGTTGGATGACATCCAGTTTGGACCATGCGAACGCCACAGCGGACTGCTCGACACCAAAGATTCTGGCGAAAGCTCCAGCGTTCTGTTCCTTTTCTGTCCATTCTCTGCGCGGATACCAGGAGAGGCTCGTTTCTGCTTCAGTCATGCCATCACGAGGCAGTACTGATAGAGGTTCATCAACGGGTTCAGAGTACAACCATCCCTCTTGACCATGGCGATCGACACCTGGTGTGAGGAAGTGAAGCGGGAAATTTTTGAATGAAGCCGTGCCATAAATTCCGCCGAATCCGACCTCTGTTTTGACAAAACAAAGCAGCACATCGTTCCAGCCATATTTCACGGAAATCGGAATTTGGGTTCTGCGCTCGGGAAACAGCTCCTGCAGCAGTTCGGATTTGAAAATCTCTTCTCCATTCACGTAGATCGTCACCGGACTATAACAGTTCAGGCCCGTATTCAGCGTAGCCTCCTGCTGGCTCCACAACTTGCCCCATACGTACACGTACTGTCCTGCACGTGCCTCCTTCCACTTGGCATCCAGATTCAGATCATAACGGTAATCCCCAAGTCTGCGGAAACCTCCTCGATGGTACGCTCGGAACAAAAAGGAGTGCTTCGGATGGTCACCAATGTATCGCTGGGCCACCGTGGTCAGAATATCCGGAATGGAATCATACACCTTGCCTGCAATCGCCTCGTTCTCATGAAAATAATGAATGATCGTCAGCTCCCTTCCTATCCCTTGATTCGTTCGGTTAGTCGTAATGTCTCTCCAGCTTTCACTTCCACCACCTGCTGATCGGTCGTAAACCAGACGGAGATGGCCGACGGATTGTGAATGATGGACCGATCAGCTGAACATTCCAGACGTTTGACCGCTTTCCAGTAAGCTATCACTTCGATGTTTGTGGCGTACCATATGTCGTCCCGGCCACCGATCTGCTCAGCAAATTGCTCTATAACCTGCCAATTGTCGTTATCATTGAATTCGTAGCTGTGACCCCATACATATAATAAAAGCGGCGTACCTGTCTTCGTATGCTTGATAAATCGTTCGGCGTGAGCCGATAAATCATGGTTGTGGTGGCAGGTTGGATGCCATTCCAGCGGCCGCTCAGGCAGCGTGTACCTGCCATGGGATTCAACCGTCCTTGCATAATCGATGCCAAGCCATTCAAGCTTGGTACTGAGAGATCGGTCATAACCCCCGTTCGGGTAAGCCATACCTCTTACCGGATAACCGACAAGCTGTTCCAGCACTCTCCGATCTTCCATAATCTCTTCAGTCAGCAGTTCATCCGGGACATAGGGCAATGTGGGATGGGTGACCGTATGTACAGCCACTTCATGCCCGGCATATAACTTCGCAACTTCTGTCGTCTCAATTCGGCCAGGCTTGCTCAGCGTACCGGAATTCAGATTGAATGTGCCCCGCAGTCCATGCTGATTGAAAATGTCCACCAGTCTGCGATCATGCACCACGCCATCGTCATAACTGAGTGTTAACGCCTTCATCACGCCACCCGGGTAGCGGTCAAACTGGATACGATGTCCCATCTTTTTACTCCTCCCACTTCAATTGCTTATCCTTCTATCACCATAAGAAATAAATTCGTTTACCTTGTGAGGTCTATTCTTCAGCTGATACATGCATATGACCGGCTTCCTGCAAACTGTGGCTGTCCGAGTCAAAATACGTGCCTTCCAGCAGTCCGATTAATGTATTGGTAACCCGTACTTCAATATCGTTATCCCCTGATCGAAGCCAGGAGGCTTCTCCTGTCCAACGATATGGAGACCAGCATCGAACGCCCAGACTATGACCATTCACCCGTACTTCTACCACATCCTGTACCTGCCAGTCGCTGAATTCCAGTTCAAAGGACGTGACCTCTTCAGCAGGTTGATCCAGCCAAAAGCTTCGTTTGTAACTCATCTCCCCTGCAAAATGGGGATAAAGCGGCTGAGGCTCAAGACCAATTCGGGTCGCCGTTTCCGGCTCGGGAATGAGAGAAATCATGCCTTCATGATGGAACTCCACGCCAAATCGTCCTTGCAGATACAGCGGATCAACGATACCTTCTTCATCCCTCGTGACCTGTACGGTAACGGTTAATTCATTCAGACCATTGTGTAGGAACTCTGTTATATTGCAGCCAATATTCTGATGATCGGTAATTTCAATCGCCTCAAATTGATCGGGTCCAATCTGTTGTCCATTGATTTCTATGGTCCAGTCACCTGATATCGCTGCCCTGTCCATGAATAACAGGCATTCTGCCAATGCCGTTCTCAGCTCAAATGTAGTCGTATATTTACACTCAATTGGATAGGCAACGGAAGCTTTCTTCGGTGTGCCAAATACCTGATTAAACTGGAGCGGAAGATGATATTTCTCCGACAATTCAGCCGCCTGGTCAATAAACGGTTTAACTGCAACATGATTACGTTCAAAAATTACACCGTTGTCATTAGAAGCTGTTACGTTGAACTGTCCCATTCGAAGGGTGTTGGACTGCACGGTTTCCAGACGCCATGGCCCCTCCGCAGGAAGTTTGATGGTGTAGGGTGTATTCTCGGTAATTAAACGATCAGCGCAAGACTTCGCCCCTGTTTGGTTCAAAGCAAAAGAATTCGCCTCTGATACATCTTGGGCATGTTGTAAAGTAAGCCTCACAGCATGCGCTTCATAGGGAGCAACCTTTAGCGAAATGCACCACTCACCACCACTGCTGGTAAACGGCAATGGTTCATGCTGTCCTGTCTCCAGATTGAGCCGTTCCGCCAGCAGAGTTGTACCCGCTGAAAGATCCACTTCCGTCCATAACCGCTTGGCTACTATTTTCAACTGCCCTTCAAGAATCTCCCCTTCCTGATTGGACAAAAAGACCATAAACTCTCCGTCCGATAATTGACGGGTCTGCATGAGCAGCGACGCACTTTCTTCTTCCATGATCCAACAGATCGGTTCGGGCAGCACCTGATCCAGCAGCAGGGAAATCAGTTCCAGGGAGAAGTCATCCCCACGACCCGTTCCCGCGGGGAGAAAATAGGCATTTCCCTGCCCCTGCTGCCACATCGATTCGCTGCCGTCATGTCCTGGTTCTCCCACATTACCCCAGTACTCCTCTTGCGGCTGATTGTCTGCCCCAAAAAACTGGGCGGCCTCATCTCCCACAGGACTTCCCGGCTGGATGGATACATGCGGTGGCATACCTACGGAAATGGCAGTCCCCCCCTGTTCCACGAACTGCTTCACCTGCTGCCAGGCTGCTGCTTCCAGGTTCAGCATC includes:
- the rph gene encoding ribonuclease PH — translated: MMRSNGRTSDQLRPMNLTINTNKYAEGSVLIEVGDTKVICTATVEERVPPFMKGQGKGWVTAEYSMLPRATHTRNQREANRGKLTGRTMEIQRLIGRALRSVVNLQALGERTITLDCDVIQADGGTRTTSITGSFVALALAVNKIAQQHKLQVFPITDFIAAVSVGVVGEQPVLDLNYDEDSKAKVDMNLVMTGGGKYVELQGTGEEAPFDRRELNAMLELGEQGILEMIERQKEVLGPIALKIGARGLGEA
- a CDS encoding GerMN domain-containing protein translates to MSKIRYLRTASAAALLSIPVVLSGCGMFGAQSSEAVDPPPPIQEAAMIQAAEGNGSLAKLPLTTVYLQDQQGLLAPVSMTLPSGTDVSSPKTALDTLVTGGPYAGMLPEGFQGVLPQGTVVQNVTIHPDDKLAVVEFSGNFAKYDAKNERKMLEAVTWTLTGTPDVQNVQIWVDGKKLTQMPVNSTPLPEPLNRAVGINLDLGDTFTTNSSPVTVYFSAASPAGIQYYVPVTRLVTPGGDRVQAALNELIKGPAKGGELEEVMTGGTQLQSVKTSEDGTVTVALKDDMFTEGDVVPSELLQSVVLTTAENTAGKEAKVQIEWNGQKTVMSDDNRDYSAPVSKPEYINEIPI
- a CDS encoding phosphatidylglycerophosphatase A family protein produces the protein MEHPKQEKIPYSLNSRKVAEATREWLHKRGVTILEIAELVMMLQKKYYPGLTMEECIDNVEKVLQKREVQNAVLTGIQLDLLAEQGKLIPPLQEMIENDEGLYGVDEILAFSIVNVYGSIGFTNYGYVDKLKPGVLERLNDKSLGPVHTFLDDIVGAIASAASSRIAHRKQSELEEALGDKPVSDDIV
- a CDS encoding ferric reductase-like transmembrane domain-containing protein, encoding MAQWIVDYLPTWNIIRISGIAAYLLLFAGVFLGIAQGMPMAKGKPKAVMFKWHTRTTWLAFGLGLVHALTLYIDHYSPFAWSELLIPFTASVHPIGSGLGTLSLYGLVIVLLSSDLRNKLGRKWWFMFHMLSYPVFIGLLFHGMVTGSDSSHVLMRLMYVFTGLSIIGITVLRGLLRERKGPDITIGSSRVQPKPASAEQNWREIYRLAGTGRQEHLK
- a CDS encoding FAD:protein FMN transferase, which gives rise to MSRTEQVSRLLKFRFRAMNTDVEVQLAAGREEAEHAAALVKNWFETQEQRFSRFVADSELNRLNRCTGWMPVSAAMDEVLSLAYGYIGQTEGIFQPGISQALRASGYDVSFEQLQQRELRQSGTERRLDIRQLNITDVQNDDYEYSRPRWIQREGSRMVHKDPGTELDLGGIVKGWAVERIADWLQRTLHIPAGLINAGGDIQAWGTTLHPMWSVQVNDPYQEERNLMGRIQLRKGAVATSGVIRRQWHNTDGSLSHHLIDPRTMKPADTDVLQCTVLGQHASQCEIIAKTVCIMGSAEAVGWLNRHYDRHDILWMTQDGSTCFRGNTDTLAECWPGFDPDHRFSLL
- a CDS encoding MBL fold metallo-hydrolase, with the translated sequence MKRTESISMPAGMHRVKITMAFPLRWVNSYVLHEPDGTITIVDPGPRSAETEQEWHEALADHNLTFQDIRQIVLTHHHPDHLGLSGWIQQQTGVPVRMSTRSRQEADYMWGTEATINTILPEYYGRHGMPEDKTQQIREHMEGFISQITPLPVVTPIEDGEWLVMGGKKWLAVETGGHAPGHLSFYAPDSKEILCGDAVLPQISPNISLQPGSDDQPLLSYMQGLHRLGALDVEAAYPGHRNPFGHFADRTVYLLTHHEERLQKMMEKILEVPTSAYDICVFMFGDRLGTHQLRFAMSETLAHLQELIRRKRIVQEQQLDSKFIFREHIQD
- a CDS encoding class I SAM-dependent methyltransferase — its product is MTEWYEESFGEDYLLVYKHRDVQGAYQEVHKMINWLKLQPKSRVLDLCCGMGRHSLALADAGFQVTGIDLSDVLLREARELDTEHRVEWYHADMRELPLKGGFDAVVNLFTSFGYFREDGEQLRVLRAIHRMLKPGGSYIIDFMNTAYVTRHLVQHSTRESEGQHIEEYRKIQDGFVQKEIHITDTASGQKPRIYQERVKLYTREQLRDLLHEAGLVVDQVHGGYDEEKYDEQTSPRMIFVGHRPVQ
- a CDS encoding DUF72 domain-containing protein; translated protein: MIRIGLTGWGDQEDLYPNRTKAKDKLRLYGQYFTTVEVDSSFYAVQPRDRMARWAAETPESFAFIVKAYQGMTGHLRGKPYFTSTSEMYKAFRESLEPVMEAGKMQAALFQYPPWFECNRDNVNELREVKLRMEGIPCALEFRHRSWYEEGMRERTLAFLKEQGWIHSVCDEPQAGPGSIPIVPEATDAEMTLVRMHGRNVSGWHQNGAPNWRETRYLYRYNQEELLEWKGYLEQLQEQSKDVYVIFNNNSGGDAAANAQMMMELLEQPVKPFPDRTEPEEEEGPEQLELF